From the genome of Nicotiana tabacum cultivar K326 chromosome 17, ASM71507v2, whole genome shotgun sequence:
TAACAACTAATACTTGGGAGGCCATTAACgatgttaaatttttacataaattttatacaattacTATTGAattttctggagcatattaccctactATTACTATGactttagtacatatagctgaaatttcttttttactctctaaatttaagaagaaagaaaaacataaggatgttgttgaaaaaatgcaagcaaaattcaaaaaatatttctttccaattcttcctatttacttaattggtgttgttttaaatccttctattaagatgtctaattgtcaccaattaatcaaTGTTTTATATACTcatatggagattggaccaactgaaaccccagatatatatattattgtatgaacaagctaaatgattatttacaacaattatataattattatgcaaatataaTTGATGATGATGCTATTAATGTAGGCGatgttaatcccactatgcaTTGTACTACTTCTACTACTCTGCTACTATGGATGAAGATGAAGGCCTTGATGGTTATAATATTTGGTCTGCATTTCCTTTcactcaaaccagtagcaggaacattgattAACTTCAATTATACTTGCAAAAGCAAATTGAGCCTCACACAAAGCAATTTTCACCGTTCGAATGGTGGCATGAGAATGAAAAGCAATTTCCTAGTTCTTTCTGCTATGGCTCGGGATGTGCTAAATGTGCCAATTTCAattgttgcatcagagagtgcattgAGTCAAGCAAGATAACAACTAGGAGACACCtgtcactcattgggaagcaatgctttggaagttttagtatgtttcagagattggattagatcagAACGAAGAAATCAgggacgtgaagatgttgataaaCCAGAcgacgaggaacttggagatatattaacacatggtaacccatctgaatttaacactccagaagatagccaagaagttcatattgattatgaagaacttactaagcaatgcaaaacctttgaagttcttgatttatatttaataattcaaatttgaatttactattttttctttaatttagttGAAGtaaaatgtaaactttaatttgcaagtttgaattaaaaaaagaacttgcaaattataagttaaatttttttccatcttcattgtatcatcttaaattcttaatgaaatattcaaataTAAGGCTTTTAAAGCCTTTGAAATTTATGCAAACACTCTTTTTATAAGATTGtttttatgttttatatttttactttatcttaatatAAATTAAGATAGTtatacaaaaatcaaaatacacacacaaaaaaaacgGCCCAGCCCCTTAGGCCCGGAACCGTTTCGGTTCAAATTTTCACCGGCCAGGCACGGAACTGATAAAATCGGTATTTGGCCTAtttgaaccccccccccccccccccccaaaaaaaaaaaagaaaagaaacggaGGATAACCTAAATTTCAGTCAATTTTAAACcactttgaaaatttaaaagGGAGCTCTTAGTAAATGAAAGTCTCACTAAAGAGTACTTCCcccaaaaataaagaaataattaaagagTACTTGGCCTGATCTTGACATTAAAAGCAAAAGGTATTTAGGAATTACTATGACCCAATTAATACAAGTAACTCTTAACTATTGGCTAATATAGGTGATCCAGTGACATAACTTGGaatgatgaaaatcttgaaataGTCAAATCTATCCTAGGGATTGAAAGTGCAGCCTCACTCCTAAGAAAAATTTAATCTTGAATACCAAGTGCTTTTCAAATAAAAACCAGAAGAAAAAAGAATTGATCGAAGTTGGTCTCCCAGTCTCTTCACGGTTTTTTGTTACAGTACAGCAGACTGTTTTATGCTGCTTTCGTATATTTTTAGGTGGTAAAAAGGCAAATCAAAGACATGGACCGAATCAGTTAAAGGAGTCAAAAGCTTTAATTGTACGGAGAGCCATTCGTTGCTTTTCAGAAATATCTCTGTACAAATTCCTAGAGCTGACTTTGACCCccccaaaaaaacaaaagaaaaaatctcTTTACTCACTTATTCACTGAGCTATGACAGGCACGAGACGAGACAGCCCCCTGTAATTTGCTACTTCTTGTACTAAAAGATCTGCTACTTGTTAGGGAAAAAGACATTTGttttaagtaaagaaaaataaacaagatATTTGGTGGAAGGAATGAAATTTTAACTTCACCTGAGAATTTAAAGGTATTTTAATATGTTGTATCAGCAAATATGCCTTACATTCTAATATGCTAATTCAACTTCTCTTGGAACGGTTAGATATAATTATCTTTTAAGTGATCAAGAAATTTACTTTCAATTTTTCTACGAGAGGGGGGTTAGAAAGGAGGACTAACCCTTTGACCAGATCAACAAGCTGCGGGTAGAGCTCTGACTCCCTTAATTTGATGATTTCAGCTGATGTAGTCTCAATAGCTTGGGAAGCAACCATCATTTGTGATTCCAACTTCTCTACTTCCTTCTTCGCTTTCTCTGTCTTTACATAATCAGCCCTCTTCATCTCTAGCTTCCTAGCGTGAGCTGCCCTTTTCTCATGCTCCAATTTCAATGCCTCAGCATGCTACAAGTCAAAACCAaaattacaccatgacaaaataaaatGCAATCACCAAATAAAATTTATGGAAAATAATACAATATATAATTGGGTAATTTAAAAAAACAGCCCGGTACACCAAGCATCTTGCGTTCACTCCGAGTTCGGGAAAAGGTCGCACATGCAGCGCAGACAACCTACTATAATACAAGCACGATtacacggctcgaacccgtgacttaGGACTCTGAAATTTTGCAATAAAAAAGATGGGAACTTCGGTGTTGTTTACCTTGACCTCTAGGTAGAGTTTCTTCTCCCAAGCATATAATCTCTCCACTGTAGAACAATGGGAAGCTTTGGCACCATTTACCCCATTGCTAGCTTTGTTCATTGGATCATCACAAAATCTTCCAATTCCATTCCATCTTGAACTGCCTCCAAATGTCCATGAAAATGGACTCAACTTTTCTACACAATTTAAACCACAAGAACCAATTTTTACATAGTGCTTTAACATGTTGTACCATGTGATTTTATATGTAAATGTGCATATTTTCATGCAATTAAAGCGTTACATACCTGAAGATCTTTGGTCGGAAAAAGCACAATTGGGAACTTCCAAAAGCAATGAGAGTTGACCACCTGCATCTGCCGCATTTAGAAAGTACTCATCAAGCTCTTTTATGATCTCTACCAAGTCTTTACCCTTCGTAGAGACTACCACCGCCAGCTCACTCGTAGTCGTTGTCTCTTTAGAAAACTGACTCACCACTGACGGCGGAGCTGCCACGCTCGCCGCCCCGACCGTGGTGATCACCGCCACCTCGGACGTAATAGTTGTCTCCTCCCATTCCTCCTCAGTCACCGACCTCGAAGATGACGGAGGCGGAACAAATGGGTCCCAGAAATCCCAGTTTGACGCCGCCGGAGGCGGCggtggaggtggcggaggagggggTGGTGGAAGGGCGGAGGATGTGGTGGTGGAGGTGGTCCAGGATGTGGGGCTCATTGGTGGCGGCGGCGGTGGTGGTGGGGTGGCGAGTCGTCGCGATTGTGGTGGTGATGGCGGAAGTGGAGGAAGGTGGTGGTTGTGCGGGTGGAGATCGGTTTCTCCGGTAGCGAACTGAAGCAAAGCAGAGCCAGTGTTTCGAAGTGAACGTAAGTACATAGAGTGAGAAGCAGAGAAAGCTTGTCTTGATTTCACTAACTGTTTCATGTACCTCTTTCGAGCTTTGCATCTCGAAACCAACTCTTCTCTCTCTAATCTTGAATACCAGCAACCCATTTTTTGATCTTTCTGTTCTTCTCTACCAAACAAAACTAAACCAACAACTCAAATGAGAGCAAAGCAAAGCTAGCTAAGCTAAGCCTCACTTTAACCTTTTATCTCCTTTCTTGATTTATCAACCATGTTCCATGTGTGTTGTACTCCAATGACTGACACAGCAATTTCAGACCAAAAagaataattaaaagaaataaaaagtactCTTCCTGttactcctttttttttctctgacCGATCAAATATTGAATCTTTACCTGAGACacccaaaacaaagaaaattagaTTTGCTTCTTTAATTCTATCTCTGATATTTTCACTTAGCCTCTGGTCAGTAAAAATGCAGTGTAAAGGGAAAAGAGGGATGGGTGAGAGAATGGAGGGAGGAACAAGAGCAAGAACAAAACAACATAAATTTGGATTTGTACAGAGGCAATAGTTGTTGGACAGAGtgccaattttttttatttataatccTTATATGGTGAACCAAAATGCTCTATTAAGGATGTTTTGCTATTTACCAAATAAGACATAGTGTTGTCACATGCATGAAATCTTGCAAAACATACCCTCTTTGAGGAAGTGATGGGCAAACTGGTAATATTGAAATTTCAACGGACACGAGTCAATTTATAAGGAAACTTGGTTTAAATTTCgaaggtggtggtggtggtggtttaAATTTCGAAGGTGGTGTGTTGTGGGTGGGGGTTGGTCATGAATGAAATGATAAGAGCAAGAAAGAAGAGTGCAATTGCCAAAATGGAGAATTGATAAATGCAAAGGCATCGGTTACGGGGTCACTTATGGCTAAGGATTAACGACGATAGTAATCTTGAGACTTTTTACTCATTTTTATCGTTTCTCTTTAATGGGAAATTGTTTTCCCATTCAATTAAATCATATGTTACACAAGCAGGTAATATTTCTCTCTTGGGACTTGGGGGGTGAAACCCCCAAGGAAGTTTTGAAACCATGTTGGTTAAAAGTGAATCTCCCTCACAAGAAAGGGATCGAGCCTTTGTTTGATGAGCCCAAGTGAAATCGGAAACCAGTGTTGCATAGTACGttacaagaaaaaaaagaaaagcgaAGTCAGAATTTATGTGGTACATTTTGTTTCTCAATTTGATCAATTTTTGAATAATCCAATAGCTAAAATATCGATAAAAgtgtcacataaattaaaataaaaggagTAATAAATATAATACATATGTAAAATACTTGTAAAATTTTGTCAAATATCAAATTTATGACTTTATAAAGCAACTGAGTTAATACTAAAGTTATTATTCCTTTTCGTCTCATAAAAGTAATTTTATTTGACTGGTTACGAAGTtaaagtttaagaaaaagaaaattttgtaaaatttgtggTCTAAAATATTTAGAGATACGTATGTAACTATAAATTATACGAATGGAAAATTTAATGTTAtagtattatttttgaaataaaatcatcattttttaaaatagattaaaCATCACATAAATGATAACGAGAGGAGTAAGCTTTTAAATATCTAAATGAAGTTCAAACCTTAAATTCTGTAGTATTCTTTTCTTTTAGTATTCTCCTTTGCAGCTCTCGCGGGATAACAGGTGGTGTACAATTTGCACGAGACAATGCGGTGGAAAATTTTGGGAGGATTTTCTGATTTACCTATAATTAAATAGTATACGCTTCATAGGGAAATGTGACAGTGGAATAGAACTGACACAAGATGCAATTACAATTTGCAGGTCCACTTTCCTGACAATTTTACcctcaattaattaattaattaattaactaattaccttTACGTAAAACCCAACAAAGAAAAACTatagagaaaataaaagagaagttgttacgaatatattatattatggatgttcatttagtattccgttgtaaataagcttcctgaagaaatttatccatatgagactccgctataaatacatttatctatttagtactctattggaaataagcctcatgaagaagcttatcctttcggtacttcgttatggataaatattacccatgatagaagattatctatatctggcacaacaaTTTAGAGCAGTAACTTACAagtagcttacacagcagcttacaagtagcttacacagcagcttgcagcagCAGCTTatacagcagcttcctttcttctataaatagaggagaattcagttcattatgtacataagtttgaagtcagaataatatatcagtttctctctatacttatctttactttacagtctttattttataacacgttatcagcacgagactctgtcatctcgagaaaatactttgaaagtatcagaggtacgaactttctttttctaaataatgtcaaatctttctaaacttgagtttgtagccctggatatatcaggcaaaagctacatgtcttgggtgcttgatgccgaaattcatctcgatgcgatgggtctggcagacaccatcaaaaataaaaatcaggcatcaaaccaagaccgtgccaaagcaatgatattcctacgccatcaccttgatgagggcctgaaaatggaatatcttactgttaaagatccagtcatactgtggagtaatttgaaagatagatatgaccacctgaagatggtcgttcttccacaggtacgttatgattggactcatctaaggctacaagattttaaatctatcagtgagtataattctgctatgttcagaattatttcccaattgaaactatgtggtgataatattactgatcatgatatattggagaaaactttcaccacttttcatgcctcgaatatgctcctgcagcagcaatatcgagagatgggattcaaaaagtattctgaacttatctcacatcttcttgtagccgagcaacataatgggctattaatgaaaaatcatgaaagtcgacctactggttcttgtccattccctgaagtgaatgagacgaacttccaccaagctaaacgtggaagaggacgtggccccagtcgtggtcatggccgtggtcggggaggaaactctaatcgtggtaataataatacaccaaagaaccctcctcaccacctgcagtggaaaaggaaggaagcaaaagcatgaagcggtgcaagcagcaaagccagaaaatgcatgctatagatgtggggtaaaagggcactggtcacgtacatgtcgtacgccaaagcacctggttgagctatatcaagcttccctgaagaagacagaaaaatgctgaagcaaattttatttctgaagataatttaggcttcatgcatttggatgtagctgattactttgcactcccagaaggagaaacaagtcatgtgatcggtagtgaatctgtagagatgtaaatattttaatttctgttatttgtagtagatagtatagttatgtaattgttgtacataaataaaagttataatgtttactatcatatttattttgtttatgtcattttgaagaatatggataatcctcaaattatgtttggatcaaagaccaatcatgaagatatttgtgtagttgatggtggaacaactcatgccatattcaaagatcagaaatacttttcttatttgcataaggaaaaagcaaatgtttctacaatttctggtaatataagtttgattgaaggctccggaagagctattgtatttctgtctaagggaacaaaacttattatcgacaatgcattgtactcctccaagtcccgaagaaacttgttgagttttatagatatccacCGAAATgagtatcatgttgagacaatagatgaaatgaatgtggaatatctttgtattacaaagaatatttctggcaagaaatgcattgtagaaagttaccaactttatcttctggcttatattattcaaagattagtacagttgaagcacactctatcgtaaatcagaagtttactgattcaaatacttttgtgctttggcatggccgtttgggccatcctggatcaataatgatgagacgaattactgaaaattcgagtgggcatccattaaagaacctgaagattcttacaaataatgaatttttttgtgatgcttgttaccaaggcaaaatgatcactagaccatcaccaatgaaggttggcattgagtcccctaCCTTCTTAGAACGTATatatggggatatatgtggacctattcacccaccaagtgggttgtttagatattttatggtcctaatagatgcatcttcaaaatggtctcatgtgtgcctactatcatctcgcaacctgacgtttgcaaagttattagcccaaataattcgattaagggcacaattcccagattatcctataaaagctattcgccttgataatgctggagaattctcatctcaagcttttgatgattactgtctatcagttgggataaaagttgaacatccagtagcttatgttcatactcaaaatggccttgcagagtcatttattaaacgactgcaattgatagcaagaccactacttatgaaaacaaaattgcccactactgtttggggccatgctatcttgcacgcagcatcacttatccgtctcagaccaacacattataataaatattctccgtcacaattagtttttggtcatgaaccaaatattgcccatctacgaatttttggatgtgctgtatatgtgccagtagcaccaccacaacgcagtaagatgggcccccaaagaaggttaggaatatatattgggtttgaatcaccctctattattcgctatcttgaaccattgacgggagatatatttactgctcgatttgcagattgtcgatttgatgaaataaatttcccacaattaggggtagagaaaaaggaaatcaaaagagaaattgtgtggaaagttttatcattatctcactttgatccacgtactcttatatgtaatcaggaggttcAGAAGATCAtctatttacagaatatagcaaatcaaatgccagacgcatttactgatttgaaaaggataactaagtcacatatccctgcagagaatgtgcctatccgaattgatgtcccagcaggaccatctattagcatgagagctagtgaacctaaagcacgcctgaagcatGGTAGGCctatgggttctaaggatcgaaatcctagaaaaagaaaatcgacaaatgatcaaaatgatattatgaagggatctcctaaagagacccaagatctgattagttatgagattcctgaagaaatcaataaacccgagactcaagtgagcgaagaacttttaataagttctactggtgatgggattaatttaaatcgatctgaaatagtggtggataatatttttgcatataatgttgcacttaacattatgcaagatagtgaggattttgaaccccgatctgtcgaagaatgtcaacaaagatctgattggccaaaatggcaaggggcaattcaatcagaattgaacgcacttgctaaaagagaggtctttggaccagtagtccaaacacctgctggtataacaccagttggtcataaatgggtttttgtgcgaaaaaaggaatgagcaaaatgaagttgaaagatacaaggctcgccttgtcgcacaaggattctcacaacgacctggagtcgattatgaagaaacatattcacccgttatggatgccataacatttcgatatctcatcagtttagccttacatgaaaggcttgaaatacatctaatggatgtggttacagcttatctgtacgggtcatttgataataaaatttacatgaaaatccctgaaggatttaaaatgcctgaagcatattcaaaatctcggtaaatgtactcaatcagattacaaagatctttgtacggtttaaagtaATCTGGCGCATgcggtataatcgcctcagtgaatatttgctgaaagagggttatataaatgatgttatttttccatgtatttttataaaaaaaaaatgacttcagaatttgttatacttgctgtttatgttgatgacataaatcttgttggaacttcagaagagctccaaaaggcaattgaatatcttaagaaagaatttgagatgaaagatcttgggaagacaaaactttgtcttggtctgcaaattgaacatttagcagacgggatctttatccatcaatctgcctatacagaaagggtcttaaaacgcttttacatggacaaagcgcacccattgagtacaccaatggttgttcgatcacttgaagtgaataaggacccgttccgacctccagaagaggatgaggaactcctgggtcctgaaacaccctatctcagtgcaattggtgcacttatgtatcttgctaatgctacaaggcctgacatagcattttctgttaatttactagcaagatatagctcttctcctacacggagacattggaacgggattaagcatatattgcgatatttaaagggaactcttgatatgggtttgttttatgctaacaaagatagtgcagatcttgttggttatgcagatgcaggttatttatctgatcctcataaagctagatctcagaccgggtacgtgtttacatgtgaaggtactatcatatcatggcgctccacaaaataatctattgttgctacttcttcaaatcatgctgaaataatagccattcatgaagcatgtagggaatgcgtatggttgagatcaataattcattttattcgagaaaaatatgatttggaatgtgagaaaagacccacaattttatacgaagacaatgctgcatgcatagcccaattgaagggaggatttataaaaggagatagaacgaagcacatttcaccaaaattattctacacacacgatcttcagaaaaatggtgccattgatgtgcaacaaatccgttcaagtgacaatccggcaaatttattcaccaaatctttaccaacttcaacttttgagaagatggtatacaagattggaatgcggagacttaaatatttgaaacaaggttttcattaggggagtaaaatacgcgatgtactcttttttccttattaagattttttcccacagggttttccttataaggtttttaatgagacagtTAGCAAtgtgtattactaaatatgtgtactcttttttcttcactgGGATTTTTTCCacggggtttttcctagtaaggttttaacgaggcacattatcttttaatgaacatccaagggggagtgttatgaatatattatattatggatgttcatttagtactccgttataaataagcttcttgaagaagtttatccatatgagactccgccataaatacatttatctatttagtactctattggaaataagcctcctgaagaagcttatcctttcggtactccgttatggataaatattacccatgatagaagattatctatatctggcacaacagtTTAGAGCAGCACCTTACAATCAGCTTACACAgtaacttacaagcagcttacacatcaGCTTACAAGCATTCCCCTATCTTTGTTCTCCTCTCCAATTGTTTTACCAGATTCATATTTCCCTTTCGAAATTAAAATGTAGCAAATTGTTTAATTCAAAATTTTACTAGATTTACCATTATCTTTACTAATTATTCTTTCTTACTTATTCTCTGACCAAACAAGGAGCAAAGTACTTTTCCTTTTACTAGATTTGCCATTATCTTTACTAACTAGTAAGTATCAATTTATCTTACGTTTAATTAACGGTTATAATTGCAATTTTGTCTCCATGCCCAACGTTTTAAACTAATTTTACTTTTAGAAATTTGTTGGGGAAAAAAGCAAAGATATAGCACCATTTCAATATTTTATCTCATGTGAGAGTTTTGTACTGGTAAATTAATCAATTTTTAGTTAGTTCGCCACACGTAATGTGAAAGATCACCGTAATTTTTTTCTTTGATATACCAAACCAACTACGAATTATTGTCAAATCTTTTGAATTGGAAGATCAAGAAACTGAATCAGATAAAGCTTGAGATTTCTTAATTGGCCTTAGGTTTAAGTTTAAATGTATGTTCAATTTCTAAAATGAGGTCATTTTATTCCAATCAATTTAAAGGGATGGGCCGTTCTACTTAGCTTGTTTCTACTATTTTTTTGGGGGTGTTGACTAGAATGAGTCGAGGTAAAGTAAACACGTGAGGAGACCTGCAAGTGGCATTCCAATTATTCATCCTTTGGCAGTTCTCTATTCATTTACGTGAGATTTAGAGTAATTAGTTCTATAGTTAATCCGTAATACATGTGCTTTATTATAAACCCTTGCCAAGGTATATACTATTAATTAAGATGGTCCCCTTTACTAAGGAATATTCCTCAGTAAGGATCATTAAGATTTTGTGATAATTCGTGACTCAGCTTTTGGAAGGTTGTACGTAGATTCTTCTTATCAATTGGAAAATAATTATTTCAGATGCTTCGTTCCTTTAAAAGGCTCTATATTCTATAATGCAATTTGATTTTTTTACAGTGTTCAGGTATTGTGCTAGACAGACAGGCATAGCAAATAAAATTGACATGTCCCGTCTTCACAAGTTGATGGCCTTGTTTATGCAAGTTGATGATTTATATGGTCAGACCCAAATCGATCACATTGTCTCAATACCCACTGcaaaaactcgatccttaaccacacaacggacccaaaatccttagacaccgcGCTCACatccttgaacccattagaaccactatTGGGAGTCACACACTCTGACCTGGTCTCAagtataatcaaactccaacgctctgttagcacatgaacactcccaaGGAAGTAACCAGATGAATTATTTTCCTTTCACattacatccacaagaagcataaactccgagtcttcccaaaacctgcacatgaatcgataaggcgaaatataacacacattcatcaagttctttgctcgaattacccctgatgttttcttttcttagtcataattaatccaccaatgcaccgataaccagaaaccgcacaagcagacaaccacacgatccaatcgtaggcggtgggcTCCCCCatttagctttaagctacaatcacaTAAATCTAGAGCCTACAAAGATTCCTCTTTCTCAATTGCCATGATCTCGCACCTTTAACCTGCCACATTTCTCGTAATCTCTTGTTAAACTTCTCATGAACATTCCGAATTATCAGTCACAATCGCATATTTGACCTTCTGctgggtagtaagtagaactcctcgtagaaactttatcaaaatcacgcaaccgctaacttggtcacaggag
Proteins encoded in this window:
- the LOC107768310 gene encoding protein ALTERED PHOSPHATE STARVATION RESPONSE 1-like, whose product is MGCWYSRLEREELVSRCKARKRYMKQLVKSRQAFSASHSMYLRSLRNTGSALLQFATGETDLHPHNHHLPPLPPSPPQSRRLATPPPPPPPPMSPTSWTTSTTTSSALPPPPPPPPPPPPPAASNWDFWDPFVPPPSSSRSVTEEEWEETTITSEVAVITTVGAASVAAPPSVVSQFSKETTTTSELAVVVSTKGKDLVEIIKELDEYFLNAADAGGQLSLLLEVPNCAFSDQRSSEKLSPFSWTFGGSSRWNGIGRFCDDPMNKASNGVNGAKASHCSTVERLYAWEKKLYLEVKHAEALKLEHEKRAAHARKLEMKRADYVKTEKAKKEVEKLESQMMVASQAIETTSAEIIKLRESELYPQLVDLVKGLMYMWRSMYECHHVQTHIVQQLKYLNSVPSTYPTSEIHRQSTLQLELELEQWHLSFCNLVKSHREYIQSLTGWLRLSLFQLGNNPVQKTSQDSAVYSLCEEWHLAVNNAPDKVASEGINSLLTVIHAIVVQQAEELKQRKKSEMAFKELEKKASELRSLESKYGPYSIPDSSSSTRSKNPVTEKRAKVEVLRAKAEDEKAKYDKAVSVTRAMTLNNLQMGLPHVFQAVTGFANVWTHAFESVYNQAKNTDQVHDLKRILP